From a region of the Branchiostoma floridae strain S238N-H82 chromosome 13, Bfl_VNyyK, whole genome shotgun sequence genome:
- the LOC118429061 gene encoding inter-alpha-trypsin inhibitor heavy chain H4-like produces the protein MVKVGWALAAALCILVLAECGSEGSHRKRDGEIAGFNVVIAGRQDSRDKVSERRVRRQDDIGDMADVYWLHVDSHVTSRFATVTVESKLANRGDRGREAVFTMQLPETAFISNFSMVINDTLYVGTVMEKGAARQAYDAAVEAGESAGHVAQESPRGREEFRIAINVGAEEKVTFQLTYQEFLVRKLGIYEHVISIRPEQIIPDMRITVDLRESQGFSFLRVPDIRTSDLLTDQSTDELSTATVSRVSPEHYTVTYSPSEQKQAAMSAQGIMGDFVVQYDVNRQQQIGFIQVYGDYFVHYFAPTGLPVMPKNVIFVIDVSGSMSGDKILQTKEAMAVILDELRETDFFNIVTFSDRTKRWKSELQVANQESIRAADTYVTSMVAQGGTNINDAILEASVLLDPELRSRHDSRASMIVLLTDGQPTVGVTNTNQIIANARDFLAGNHALFCLGFGYDVSFEFLERLALQNGGFARRIYPDDDGELQLTSFFDEVAKPLMIDVNMGYSQAGNPALQVADVTQTAFSNYFNGSEVVVAGRFPGAPPSNFHVTVTGNGAQDALSLVEDFQLASLAAPEGFVERLWAYLTIKDLLKKERTATEEEQQNKLKERALNMSLEYNFVTPLTSMVVIQNERRRQPTNKMFVDTVLLSAPRSGATSWRSWPFWLVASAIVFALLPP, from the exons ATGGTAAAAGTAGGCTGGGCGTTGGCGGCAGCGCTCTGTATTCTTGTGTTGGCTGAATGCGGAAGTGAGGGATCACACCGCAAACGTGATGGCGAGATCGCGGGGTTCAATGTAGTCATCGCTGGAAGACAAGATTCCAGAGACAAG GTCTCGGAACGCAGAGTCAGACGACAAGATGACATAGGCGATATGGCCGACGTCTATTGGCTGCACGTCGACTCCCACGTGACGTCACGATTCGCCACTGTAACGGTCGAAAGTAAGCTGGCCAATCGCGGGGACCGAGGTCGGGAGGCAGTCTTCACTATGCAGCTACCAGAGACAGCGTTCATCTCCAACTTTTCTAT GGTAATCAACGACACCCTGTACGTGGGGACTGTGATGGAGAAGGGGGCGGCGAGACAAGCGTACGACGCCGCCGTAGAGGCCGGAGAAAGCGCCGGGCACGTCGCACAAGAAAG TCCGAGAGGTCGCGAAGAGTTCCGGATCGCCATCAACGTGGGTGCAGAGGAGAAGGTCACGTTTCAGCTCACCTACCAGGAGTTCCTTGTACGCAAACTCGGCATCTACGAGCACGTCATCAG TATCAGACCAGAACAGATCATACCAGACATGCGCATTACCGTGGATCTACGCGAGTCACAGGGCTTCAGCTTTCTGCGCGTGCCCGACATCAGGACCTCGGACCTGCTGACGGACCAATCAACAG ATGAGTTGTCCACTGCGACTGTGTCACGTGTGAGTCCTGAACATTACACCGTCACATACTCGCCGTCCGAGCAAAAACAGGCCGCCATGTCTGCCCAGGGCATCATGGGAGATTTCGTCGTGCAGTATGACGTCAATCGCCAGCAACAGATCGGATTCATCCAG GTTTACGGGGACTACTTTGTACACTACTTCGCGCCGACCGGTTTACCAGTCATGCCCAAGAATGTGATCTTTGTGATTGACGTCAGCGGATCCATGAGCGGGGACAAGATACTTCAGACTAAGGAGGCCATGGCAGTCATCTTGGATGAG CTTCGAGAAACGGACTTCTTCAACATCGTGACGTTCTCTGACCGCACCAAGCGGTGGAAGTCGGAACTGCAGGTAGCCAATCAGGAAAGCATCAGGGCTGCTGACACTTACGTCACCAGCATGGTAGCACAGGGAG GAACGAACATTAACGATGCCATCCTGGAAGCCTCTGTCCTGTTGGACCCA GAGCTCCGTTCCCGCCATGACAGTCGAGCCTCCATGATAGTTTTACTGACGGACGGACAACCCACGGTTGGTGTGACGAACACCAATCAGATCATCGCAAACGCACGTGACTTCCTGGCGGGAAACCACGCCCTCTTCTGCCTCGGTTTCGGATACGACGTCTCGTTCGAATTCCTGGAAAGACTTGCACTGCAAAATGGAG GGTTTGCCAGACGAATCTACCCAGACGACGATGGTGAACTCCAACTGACGAGCTTCTTTGACGAGGTGGCCAAACCCCTGATGATAGACGTCAACATGGGGTACAGCCAGGCAGGCAACCCCGCACTTCAG gttgctgacgtcacgcagACTGCCTTTTCAAACTACTTCAACGGCTCTGAGGTGGTGGTTGCCGGGCGTTTCCCTGGAGCCCCGCCTAGCAACTTCCACGTGACCGTGACGGGGAATGGAGCACAGGATGCGCTTTCATTGGTGGAGGATTTTCAG TTGGCCTCGTTAGCTGCTCCTGAGGGATTCGTGGAGCGCCTTTGGGCCTACCTCACCATCAAAGACCTACTGAAGAAAGAGCGTACTGCGACAGAAGaggaacaacaaaacaaactgaAGGAACGCGCTCTTAACATGTCCTTAGAGTACAACTTCGTTACCCCTCTCACGTCTATGGTTGTTATTCAGAACGAAAGAAGGAGGCAGCCTACTAACAAAATGTTCGTTGATACGGTATTACTTAGTGCCCCTAGAAGTGGTGCGACCAGTTGGAGGTCGTGGCCATTTTGGCTCGTCGCGTCAGCTATTGTCTTCGCTTTGTTACCTCCGTAA